A window from Aliidongia dinghuensis encodes these proteins:
- a CDS encoding LpxI family protein, whose amino-acid sequence MAPKLGIVAGSGGLPAKLAEKCRETGRPYFVLAIEGEADPATVAGAPHAWVRLGAAGTGIKLLKEQGVVELIMAGALKRPSLASLRPDWRAAKLYAKVGLRALGDDGLLSAVIKELESEGFTLVGVDSVLTDAVATEGCYGRHRPDAQAEVDIAHGFRVVDALGVLDIGQSAVVQQGVVLGVEAIEGTDALMRRCGTLRREGPGGVLVKAKKPQQERRADLPTIGPQTVDLAHQAGLRGIAIEAGGSLVIDRDEVAARADRLGLFVIGCRKPS is encoded by the coding sequence ATGGCGCCTAAGCTCGGCATTGTCGCCGGCAGCGGCGGGCTGCCGGCGAAACTGGCCGAGAAGTGCCGCGAGACCGGACGCCCCTATTTCGTGCTGGCGATCGAAGGCGAGGCGGATCCGGCAACGGTCGCGGGAGCGCCCCATGCCTGGGTGCGCCTCGGCGCTGCCGGGACCGGCATCAAGCTCTTGAAAGAGCAGGGCGTGGTCGAGCTGATCATGGCCGGCGCCTTGAAGCGCCCGTCGCTCGCGAGCCTCCGGCCCGATTGGCGGGCGGCCAAACTCTATGCCAAGGTCGGCCTGCGCGCGCTCGGCGACGACGGGCTTCTGAGCGCGGTCATCAAGGAGCTTGAATCCGAAGGCTTCACGCTCGTCGGCGTGGACAGTGTGCTGACCGACGCGGTCGCGACCGAGGGCTGCTACGGTCGGCACCGGCCCGATGCCCAGGCAGAGGTCGACATCGCTCACGGCTTCCGCGTCGTCGACGCGCTCGGCGTGCTCGACATCGGACAGTCGGCAGTGGTGCAGCAGGGTGTCGTGCTGGGCGTCGAGGCAATCGAGGGCACGGACGCGCTGATGCGGCGCTGCGGCACGCTGCGCCGGGAGGGGCCGGGTGGCGTGCTGGTCAAGGCAAAGAAGCCGCAGCAGGAGCGGCGGGCCGATCTACCAACCATTGGGCCGCAGACAGTCGACCTCGCGCACCAGGCCGGCCTGCGCGGCATCGCGATCGAGGCCGGCGGCAGCCTGGTGATCGACCGGGACGAGGTTGCGGCCCGGGCCGATCGTCTCGGCCTGTTCGTCATCGGTTGCCGGAAGCCGTCATGA
- a CDS encoding GNAT family N-acetyltransferase gives MIELRRWSEGDFPLLERNNTPAQTEHIGGSETSEELERRHQRYLASAEPGRTRMFAVLSDGQAAGSIGYWERLWRDETVYETGWAIFPEFQGRGIARGAAAALIEILRRERLHRFLHAFPAPENLPSNAICRGLGFRLIGECDFEYPPGHLMRSNDWCFDLQGAGE, from the coding sequence ATGATCGAGCTCAGGCGCTGGTCGGAGGGTGATTTCCCCCTGCTGGAACGGAACAACACGCCGGCGCAGACCGAACATATCGGCGGCTCCGAGACATCTGAGGAGCTGGAGCGCCGGCACCAGCGTTATCTCGCAAGCGCGGAGCCTGGCCGGACACGGATGTTCGCGGTGCTAAGCGACGGCCAGGCCGCGGGCTCCATCGGCTATTGGGAGCGGCTCTGGCGCGATGAGACTGTCTACGAGACCGGCTGGGCGATCTTCCCGGAATTCCAGGGGCGCGGTATTGCACGTGGTGCTGCTGCCGCGCTCATCGAGATTCTGCGGCGTGAGAGGCTGCATCGATTCCTTCACGCCTTCCCGGCACCGGAAAATCTTCCGTCGAACGCCATCTGCCGCGGATTGGGATTCCGCCTGATCGGGGAATGCGATTTCGAATACCCGCCCGGGCACCTCATGCGCAGCAACGACTGGTGCTTCGATCTGCAGGGCGCAGGCGAGTAG
- the fabZ gene encoding 3-hydroxyacyl-ACP dehydratase FabZ, with the protein MDTVEQKGSAPDLDILQIMELLPHRYPFLLIDKLVELVPNESAVGIKNVTFNEPFFQGHFPGHPIMPGVLIVEAMAQTAACVVVHAMPKSDRRLVYFMSVENARFRKPVGPGDQLRIHVKKERNRANVWRFTGEARVDGQLMAEATYTAMIVNNG; encoded by the coding sequence ATGGACACGGTCGAGCAGAAGGGATCGGCACCCGATCTCGACATTCTCCAGATCATGGAGCTGTTGCCGCACCGCTATCCGTTCCTGTTGATCGACAAGCTCGTCGAACTCGTGCCGAATGAGAGCGCGGTCGGCATCAAGAATGTCACGTTCAACGAACCGTTCTTCCAGGGACATTTCCCGGGCCACCCGATCATGCCTGGCGTGCTGATCGTCGAGGCGATGGCCCAGACGGCCGCCTGCGTCGTCGTGCATGCGATGCCGAAGTCGGACCGGCGGCTCGTCTATTTCATGAGCGTCGAGAACGCGCGCTTCCGCAAGCCCGTAGGCCCTGGCGACCAGCTGCGCATCCACGTCAAGAAGGAGCGCAACCGGGCCAACGTCTGGCGCTTCACCGGCGAGGCGCGGGTGGACGGCCAGCTGATGGCCGAGGCGACCTATACCGCCATGATCGTCAACAACGGCTGA
- the lpxA gene encoding acyl-ACP--UDP-N-acetylglucosamine O-acyltransferase, translating to MPEIHPTAIVEPGARLADDVTIGPYCCVGPEVTLGAGVVLQSHVVVTGDTAIGARTRVFPFASLGQIPQDKKYKGEPARLEIGEDNVIREGVTMNIGTEGGGMLTKVGDRGLYMAGAHVGHDCQVGNDVVFANNATLAGHVIVGDFAFLGGLSAVHQFCRIGQYAMVGGLTGVERDVIPYGMVVGDRARLVGLNLRGLQRNGFTPDQIRAIRQAYSELFAADGTQADRIAAVAEHYATDSAVMEIIDFIRTDSSRRIVQPDAENGA from the coding sequence ATGCCTGAAATCCATCCGACAGCGATCGTCGAGCCGGGCGCCCGGCTCGCCGACGACGTCACGATCGGCCCTTATTGCTGCGTCGGACCCGAAGTCACGCTCGGCGCGGGCGTGGTGCTGCAGTCCCATGTCGTCGTCACCGGCGACACGGCGATCGGTGCGCGCACGCGGGTCTTTCCCTTTGCCTCGCTGGGCCAGATCCCCCAGGACAAGAAGTACAAGGGCGAGCCCGCGCGCCTCGAGATCGGCGAAGACAACGTGATCCGCGAAGGCGTCACGATGAATATCGGCACCGAGGGCGGCGGCATGCTGACCAAGGTAGGCGACCGCGGTCTTTACATGGCCGGCGCCCACGTCGGTCATGATTGCCAGGTCGGCAACGACGTGGTGTTCGCGAACAACGCCACGCTCGCGGGCCATGTCATCGTCGGCGACTTCGCCTTCCTGGGTGGCCTGTCCGCCGTGCATCAATTCTGCCGGATCGGCCAATATGCGATGGTCGGCGGGCTAACCGGCGTCGAGCGCGACGTCATCCCGTACGGGATGGTGGTCGGCGACCGGGCGCGCCTGGTCGGGCTCAACCTGCGCGGCCTGCAGCGGAACGGCTTCACGCCGGATCAGATCCGAGCGATCCGCCAGGCCTATTCCGAGCTGTTCGCGGCCGATGGCACCCAGGCCGACCGGATTGCCGCCGTGGCCGAGCATTACGCGACCGATAGCGCGGTCATGGAAATCATCGATTTCATCCGCACTGACTCGAGCCGGCGGATCGTGCAACCCGACGCGGAAAATGGCGCCTAA
- the gltA gene encoding citrate synthase, whose protein sequence is MDSKPSETVTLIDNSTGKQVTLPLISGSVGPKVIDIRKLYAETGHFTFDPGYTSTGSCESKITYIDGDAGVLLYRGIPIEELAEHSDFPETCYLLLNGELPTAAQKTKFERDITMHTMVHEQLATFYRGFRRDAHPMAVMCGVVGALSAFYHDSTDIHDPEQRKIASYRLIAKMPTIAAMAYKYSVGQPFMYPKNSLKYAENFLHMCFAVPCEEYVVSPTLAKAMDRIFVLHADHEQNASTSTVRLAGSSGANPFACIAAGIASLWGPAHGGANEAVLKMLDEIGHKSRIPEFVRRAKDKNDTFRLMGFGHRVYKNFDPRAKVMRQTCYEVLNELGVHDDRLELAMELEKLALEDDYFVEKKLYPNVDFYSGIILKAMGFPVSMFTALFAVARTVGWVSQWNEMIEDEGQKIGRPRQLYTGTDRRPYVPLTARG, encoded by the coding sequence ATGGACAGCAAACCCTCAGAGACCGTCACGCTGATCGACAATTCGACCGGCAAGCAGGTCACCCTGCCGCTCATCTCCGGCTCTGTCGGCCCCAAGGTCATCGACATCCGCAAGCTCTATGCGGAGACCGGCCACTTCACCTTCGATCCGGGCTATACCTCGACCGGTTCCTGTGAATCGAAGATCACCTACATCGATGGCGACGCCGGCGTGCTGCTCTATCGCGGCATTCCGATCGAGGAGCTGGCGGAACACAGCGACTTCCCCGAGACCTGCTACCTGCTCTTGAACGGCGAGCTGCCGACCGCGGCGCAGAAGACCAAGTTCGAGCGCGACATCACCATGCACACCATGGTGCACGAGCAGCTCGCAACCTTCTATCGCGGCTTCCGGCGCGACGCTCACCCGATGGCCGTCATGTGCGGCGTCGTGGGCGCGCTCTCGGCCTTCTATCATGATTCGACCGACATTCATGATCCGGAGCAGCGCAAGATCGCGTCCTATCGCCTGATCGCGAAGATGCCGACGATCGCCGCCATGGCGTACAAGTATTCGGTCGGCCAGCCGTTCATGTATCCGAAGAACTCGCTGAAATATGCCGAGAACTTCCTCCACATGTGCTTCGCCGTGCCGTGCGAGGAATATGTGGTGAGCCCGACGCTCGCCAAGGCGATGGACCGGATCTTCGTGCTCCATGCCGATCACGAGCAGAATGCGTCGACCTCGACCGTGCGCCTCGCCGGCTCGTCGGGCGCCAATCCGTTCGCCTGTATCGCCGCCGGCATCGCCTCGCTCTGGGGCCCCGCCCACGGCGGCGCCAACGAAGCGGTGCTGAAGATGCTCGACGAGATCGGGCATAAGAGCCGCATTCCTGAGTTCGTGCGGCGTGCCAAGGACAAGAACGACACGTTCCGCCTGATGGGCTTCGGCCATCGCGTCTACAAGAACTTCGACCCGCGCGCCAAGGTCATGCGCCAGACCTGCTACGAGGTGCTGAACGAGCTCGGCGTCCACGACGACCGGCTCGAGCTCGCCATGGAGCTCGAGAAGCTGGCGCTCGAAGACGATTACTTCGTCGAGAAGAAGCTCTATCCGAACGTCGACTTCTATTCGGGCATCATCCTGAAGGCGATGGGCTTCCCGGTGTCGATGTTCACCGCACTCTTCGCGGTCGCGCGCACGGTCGGCTGGGTCTCGCAGTGGAACGAGATGATCGAGGACGAAGGCCAGAAGATCGGCCGTCCGCGTCAGCTCTATACCGGCACCGATCGGCGGCCCTACGTGCCGCTGACGGCGCGTGGATAA
- the lpxB gene encoding lipid-A-disaccharide synthase, whose translation MTDVMVEEPPLYYLIAGEPSGDVIGARLMRALRQRLGGRVRFAGVGGEQMAVEGLESLLPIRELAIMGMVEILPQIFNLIRRIRETIADIEAKAPVAVVTIDSSGFCFRVTEKIKLKSPRPVLVHYVAPMVWAWRAHRARSAAKAADHLLTLLPFEPPYFEHVKLPASYVGHPVIEGGADHGDGPAFRARHGIAPDATVLCMLPGSRKSEVSRLLPVFRETVERLRQRHSDLVVVVPTVETVANRVAEAIADWSGRTILVRGSTEKFDAFAASTAALAASGTVALELAMARVPMVIGYRIWGPTHFVVSRTIKIKYATLINLLLDRPMIPELLQHDCTPERLADAVERLLSDPDARRLQIEGSRAALQQIGRDGEAPSLRAADKVLELVAAADRRKEGRS comes from the coding sequence ATGACCGATGTGATGGTCGAAGAGCCGCCGCTTTACTACCTGATCGCGGGCGAGCCGTCCGGCGACGTGATCGGAGCCCGGCTGATGCGGGCGCTGCGCCAGCGCCTCGGCGGCCGGGTCCGGTTCGCCGGCGTCGGCGGCGAGCAGATGGCGGTGGAGGGGCTCGAGAGCCTGCTGCCGATCCGCGAGCTTGCCATCATGGGCATGGTCGAGATCCTGCCGCAGATCTTCAACCTGATCCGCCGCATCCGCGAGACGATTGCCGACATCGAGGCCAAGGCGCCGGTCGCGGTCGTCACCATCGACAGCTCGGGCTTCTGCTTCCGCGTCACGGAGAAGATCAAGCTCAAGAGCCCGCGGCCGGTGCTGGTCCACTACGTGGCGCCCATGGTCTGGGCCTGGCGCGCCCATCGCGCGCGCTCGGCCGCCAAGGCGGCGGACCATCTTCTGACCCTGCTGCCGTTCGAGCCGCCCTATTTCGAGCATGTGAAGCTGCCGGCGAGCTATGTCGGCCATCCGGTGATCGAGGGCGGCGCCGACCATGGCGACGGTCCGGCCTTCCGGGCGCGCCACGGCATCGCCCCCGACGCGACGGTGCTCTGCATGTTGCCCGGCAGCCGCAAGAGCGAAGTGAGCCGGCTCCTGCCGGTGTTCCGCGAGACGGTCGAGCGATTGCGCCAGCGCCATTCCGACCTGGTCGTCGTCGTGCCCACGGTCGAGACGGTCGCGAACCGGGTTGCCGAAGCGATAGCGGACTGGTCCGGCCGCACCATTCTGGTGCGCGGTTCCACTGAGAAGTTCGATGCTTTCGCAGCCAGCACCGCGGCACTCGCGGCATCGGGCACGGTGGCTCTCGAGCTCGCCATGGCGCGCGTGCCGATGGTCATCGGCTACCGCATCTGGGGGCCGACCCATTTCGTCGTCAGCCGGACGATCAAGATCAAGTACGCGACGCTCATCAACCTGCTGCTCGATCGTCCAATGATCCCCGAGCTGCTGCAGCACGACTGCACGCCGGAGCGGCTCGCGGACGCGGTCGAGCGGCTGCTGAGCGACCCGGACGCCCGCCGGCTGCAGATCGAAGGCTCGCGGGCCGCCCTCCAGCAGATCGGGCGGGACGGGGAAGCGCCGAGCCTGCGGGCCGCGGACAAGGTGCTGGAGCTGGTGGCGGCCGCAGACCGGCGGAAGGAAGGCCGATCATGA